The following proteins come from a genomic window of Xiphophorus couchianus chromosome 19, X_couchianus-1.0, whole genome shotgun sequence:
- the ghsra gene encoding growth hormone secretagogue receptor a translates to MPSWPNDSECLPRNCSWEETYNTTSSADQPAPPLNYYSIPLLTFITVACSLLFLVGVAGNVMTILVVSKYRDMRTTTNLYLCSMAVSDLLIFLCMPLDLYRMWRYRPWRLGDALCKLFQFVSESCTYSTILNITALSVERYLAICFPLRAKALVTKRRVRALICVLWTVSLFSAGPVFVMVGVERDNVEPLNLTSRINTTGLLLDVGDTRECRMTHYAVESGLMGAMVWLSSVFFFMPVFCLTVLYSLIGRRLWQRHRETNMSSRVAHRDKSNRQTIKMLVVVVLAFVLCWLPFHVGRYLQFRFLDAPSPLLSVLSEYCSLLSVVLFYLSAAINPILYNTMSWKYRGAAARLFGLTDGQPSRCRTASTLKGDGSSGWTESTVSF, encoded by the exons ATGCCCTCCTGGCCCAATGACTCGGAGTGCCTCCCGCGTAACTGCAGCTGGGAGGAGACCTACAACACCACGAGCAGCGCCGACCAGCCCGCGCCTCCGCTCAACTACTACTCAATCCCTCTCCTCACGTTCATCACCGTCGCCTGCTCGCTGCTGTTTCTGGTTGGAGTGGCCGGGAATGTCATGACCATCCTGGTGGTGAGCAAGTACAGGGATATGCGCACCACCACCAACCTCTACCTGTGCAGCATGGCTGTGTCTGACCTGCTTATTTTCCTTTGCATGCCGCTGGACCTCTACCGCATGTGGAGGTACCGGCCCTGGCGCCTCGGAGACGCGCTCTGCAAACTCTTCCAGTTTGTGTCCGAGTCTTGCACGTACTCCACCATCCTGAACATCACCGCGCTGTCGGTGGAGCGCTACCTGGCCATCTGTTTCCCGCTGCGCGCCAAAGCTCTGGTCACCAAAAGGCGAGTGCGCGCACTGATCTGTGTTCTGTGGACGGTGTCCCTGTTTAGCGCGGGGCCTGTGTTTGTCATGGTTGGAGTGGAGAGGGACAATGTGGAACCACTAAACCTCACGTCCCGGATTAATACAACTGGCTTGCTTTTGGATGTTGGGGACACTCGGGAGTGCAGGATGACGCACTACGCCGTTGAGTCAGGCCTGATGGGGGCCATGGTGTGGCTGAGCTCGGTGTTTTTCTTCATGCCAGTGTTCTGTCTGACGGTGCTGTACAGTCTCATTGGCCGTCGTCTGTGGCAGAGGCACAGGGAGACGAACATGAGCTCCCGTGTGGCTCACAGAGACAAAAGCAATAGGCAGACCATCAAGATGCTGG TGGTGGTCGTGTTGGCCTTTGTTCTGTGCTGGTTGCCCTTCCACGTGGGCCGCTACCTGCAGTTCCGCTTCCTGGACGCGCCCTCTCCGCTGCTGTCCGTGCTTTCCGAGTACTGCAGCCTGCTGTCTGTCGTGCTCTTCTATCTGAGCGCGGCGATAAATCCGATCCTCTACAACACCATGTCGTGGAAGTACCGGGGTGCGGCAGCGCGCCTGTTCGGCCTGACCGACGGACAGCCGTCCCGGTGCCGCACGGCCAGCACCTTGAAGGGCGACGGCTCAAGCGGCTGGACAGAATCCACTGTGAGCTTTTGA